One stretch of Mycteria americana isolate JAX WOST 10 ecotype Jacksonville Zoo and Gardens chromosome 16, USCA_MyAme_1.0, whole genome shotgun sequence DNA includes these proteins:
- the LOC142417900 gene encoding GTP-binding protein Rhes-like, whose protein sequence is MSLVVKEKNHVRLVFLGAAGVGKTALIRRFLMDTFEPKHRRTVEELHSKEYEVSGATVKVEILDTSGSYSFPAMRKLSIQNSDAFALVYAVDDAESFESVKSLREEILEVKEDKFPPIVVVGNKAESGGERQVPAEDALSLVELDWNSRFVETSAKDNENVLEVFRELLQQANLPSRLSPALCKRRETLPKEQALRPPMNKTNSCSVC, encoded by the coding sequence ATGTCCCTGGTGGTGAAGGAGAAGAACCACGTGCGGTTGGTCTTCTTGGGTGCTGCCGGCGTGGGCAAGACGGCCCTCATCCGCCGCTTCCTGATGGACACCTTTGAGCCCAAGCACCGGCGCACGGTGGAGGAACTGCACAGCAAGGAGTATGAGGTGAGCGGGGCCACGGTCAAGGTGGAAATCCTGGACACCAGTGGCAGCTACTCCTTCCCGGCCATGAGGAAGCTCTCGATCCAGAACAGCGATGCGTTCGCCTTGGTCTATGCCGTAGATGACGCCGAGTCCTTCGAGAGCGTCAAGAGCTTGCGGGAGGAGATCCTGGAGGTGAAGGAAGACAAGTTCCCTCCCATCGTGGTGGTCGGCAACAAGGCAGAGAGCGGCGGCGAGCGGCAGGTGCCAGCGGAGGACGCCCTGTCGCTGGTGGAGCTGGACTGGAACAGCCGCTTCGTGGAGACGTCAGCCAAGGATAACGAGAACGTCCTGGAGGTCttcagggagctgctgcagcaagcCAACCTGCCCAGCCGGCTCAGCCCGgcgctctgcaagaggagggagaCGTTGCCCAAGGAGCAGGCGCTGAGGCCTCCCATGAACAAGACCAACAGCTGCTCGGTGTGctga